A stretch of the Tachysurus fulvidraco isolate hzauxx_2018 chromosome 18, HZAU_PFXX_2.0, whole genome shotgun sequence genome encodes the following:
- the chmp2bb gene encoding charged multivesicular body protein 2b — translation MASLFKKKTVDDVIKEQNKELRGTQRQITRDRAALEKQEKQLEMEIKKMAKTGNKEACKILAKQLVQLRKQKTRTYAVSSKVTSMSTQTKLMNSQMKMAGAMGTTAKTMQAVNKKMDPQKTLQTMQNFQKETAKMEMTEEMINDTLDDLFEDSGDEEESQDIVNQVLDEIGIEITGKMAHAPAASRNKPAASTSKADGISDEEIERQLKALGVD, via the exons atggCGTCTCTGTTCAAGAAGAAGACGGTGGATG ATGTTATTAAGGAACAGAATAAGGAGCTGAGAGGAACACAGAGGCAGATCACTCGAGACAGAGCTGCACtggaaaaacaggaaaaacaacTG GAGATGGAGATAAAGAAGATGGCCAAAACGGGGAACAAGGAGGCGTGTAAGATCCTGGCCAAACAGCTGGTCCAGCTGAGAAAACAGAAGACAAGGACGTACGCCGTCAGCTCCAAAGTCACGTCCATGTCCACTCAGACCAAACTCATGAACTCCCAGATGAAGATGGCAGGAGCCATGGGTACCACAGCTAAA ACGATGCAAGCAGTCAATAAGAAGATGGATCCTCAGAAGACTTTACAGACAATGCAGAACTTCCAGAAAGAAACAGCCAAGATGGAGATGACCGAAGAGATGA TTAACGACACGCTGGACGACCTCTTCGAGGACTCGGGAGATGAGGAAGAATCTCAGGACATCGTGAACCAGGTGCTGGATGAGATCGGCATCGAGATCACGGGAAAG ATGGCCCACGCTCCCGCTGCCAGCCGAAACAAACCCGCCGCCTCCACATCCAAAGCAGATGGGATATCGGACGAGGAGATCGAGAGACAGCTAAAAGCTCTCGGAGTGGACTAA